A DNA window from Fusarium fujikuroi IMI 58289 draft genome, chromosome FFUJ_chr11 contains the following coding sequences:
- a CDS encoding related to Ca2+/calmodulin-dependent protein kinase Ibeta2 — protein MDSSLSDLVHDYQLTTRYEGAYTIHYHRDPDAPPSAPHRQERWKKVRTLGHGGQGDVILQTCTDGGRSFANRAVKRIWLESENSKRYYRRELESIVKFSHEKYAQYFVKSLGWYATSNKLYIAMEYFPDGDLYAYIRDHRRLTDDECSHITSQLLSGVAVMHEAGFAHRDVKPQNILVSKIPQDLAPNSWWVKLADFGISKKLGAETTGTTLAPGTPLYMAPELLQYNSQSILAENYFKADIWAIGITAFFILTKSVPFRSQLAILHYTGNLEDLATILVSFQVTENAQNFVAEILKRQPWDRPDAERVKQHTWIRHWLPEIPTPAALSRQPSISSCRSSVQDSTGVTTEISTLASQTVSQRWTGNFHDLDILPKTRDQVQNMYNITSRVGEMEIPIAETQWITEKQNHRPASMGNLIRNPQNPGIWRDVNILQKLRGWGGQKAT, from the exons ATGGATAGTTCTCTTTCGGACCTAGTTCATGACTACCAACTAACCACGCGTTACGAGGGTGCCTACACTATTCACTACCATCGCGATCCTGATGCACCCCCTTCAGCCCCTCATCGTCAAGAACGGTGGAAAAAAGTTCGTACTCTTGGTCATGGTGGCCAAGGGGATGTTATCTTACAAACATGCACCGATGGAGGTCGAAGCTTTGCCAATCGCGCCGTAAAACGAATTTGGCTGGAGAGTGAGAATTCCAAACGATACTATAGACGCGAGCTCGAATCCATAGTCAAGTTCTCCCATGAAAAG TACGCTCAGTATTTTGTCAAGTCCCTCGGATGGTATGCGACATCGAACAAGCTGTACATAGCTATGGAATACTTTCCAGATGGAGACTTGTATGCCTACATTCGCGACCACAGACGTCTGACAGACGATGAATGTAGCCACATCACTAGTCAACTCCTGTCGGGTGTCGCTGTTATGCACGAAGCAGGATTTGCCCATCGTGACGTGAAGCCTCAG AACATTCTAGTCTCTAAAATCCCACAGGACCTCGCCCCAAATTCGTGGTGGGTGAAGCTTGCTGACTTCGGTATCAGTAAGAAACTGGGGGCGGAGACGACCGGAACAACCCTGGCTCCAGGGACTCCATTATATATGGCACCCGAGCTCCTTCAATACAACTCTCAGAGCATCCTTGCCGAGAATTACTTCAAGGCAGACATATGGGCTATAGGGATAACTGCTTTCTTCATTTTGACAAAAAGCGTACCATTCCGAAGTCAGCTTGCAATATTGCACTATACAGGGAACTTGGAAGACCTTGCAACTATTCTTGTCAGTTTCCAAGTCACTGAGAATGCTCAGAACTTTGTCGCTGAGATATTAAAACGTCAACCGTGGGATAGACCTGACGCAGAAAGGGTAAAGCAACATACATGGATTCGCCATTGGCTGCCAGAAATTCCAACGCCGGCGGCATTAAGCAG GCAGCCTTCAATTTCGTCCTGTCGAAGTTCTGTTCAAGATAGCACGGGGGTAACAACAGAGATCTCGACGCTAGCCTCGCAAACCGTTTCGCAAAGATGGACTGGCAATTtccatgatcttgacatTTTGCCGAAGACCCGAGATCAGGTACAGAATATGTACAACATTACTTCCAGGGTAGGAGAAATGGAAATTCCGATTGCAGAGACACAATGGATTACCGAAAAGCAAAATCATAGGCCTGCCAGCATGGGTAATCTGATACGAAATCCACAAAACCCTGGAATATG